Proteins from one Mesotoga infera genomic window:
- a CDS encoding DUF6305 family protein, whose protein sequence is MKKAILILVAISVVTLALATTDVKLMLPLAITSAGQSAEVETVNYVADEVGLKYDYCDILSKDEFAAGVGLADAKSGIGKHVTTLSPDPKGTKFQTLILVVGADLKGMGASGLSVDTEVARLKSLIEYAKANGIKIVAIAIGGEIRRGLPGSPNEVMIDTVLPSADVLVFTSDSNKDGRFSNEAKARNVPAIEIESAFDLLDTFTTIFGL, encoded by the coding sequence ATGAAAAAGGCTATACTGATCCTTGTTGCCATCTCCGTTGTAACACTGGCGTTGGCAACTACGGATGTCAAGCTTATGCTTCCTCTGGCAATAACATCTGCCGGTCAGAGCGCCGAAGTCGAGACTGTCAATTACGTTGCCGACGAAGTCGGTCTTAAGTACGATTATTGTGACATTCTCTCCAAAGATGAATTCGCGGCCGGTGTAGGACTGGCAGATGCCAAATCCGGAATTGGCAAACATGTTACAACTCTCTCACCCGATCCAAAGGGCACGAAGTTCCAGACGCTTATTCTTGTCGTGGGCGCAGATCTGAAGGGCATGGGTGCATCCGGTCTTTCGGTGGATACCGAAGTCGCAAGACTGAAGAGCCTTATCGAGTATGCCAAGGCCAACGGTATTAAGATCGTTGCAATAGCAATCGGTGGGGAGATCAGACGTGGACTTCCAGGAAGCCCGAACGAAGTCATGATCGACACGGTTCTTCCCTCTGCAGATGTATTGGTGTTCACGAGCGATTCAAACAAAGATGGACGCTTCTCGAACGAAGCCAAAGCAAGAAACGTTCCGGCTATAGAAATAGAGTCGGCCTTCGACCTTCTGGATACGTTCACCACGATCTTCGGCCTTTGA
- a CDS encoding C4-dicarboxylate ABC transporter: protein MSADAIYMQTIIAGIVMVGAYVVGKLLKFSTEMCMFLAVVGGGIAGGAGFDLFRHLAEGSVTYLDIGLIFVFATIFMNIIKESGGTNYIVRKIVGAFYNKKTLMLILLMCVILVPGALTGAGSISVLVVGGTVAAALGAMGLSQVTISAIIFIVAGLSAAAPPINIWAMMTCAGTAIPYVGFTMPLLIPIIILGLFTVLFLGRKAKVVDKEKALKDIPEPKGLSGWSVGIPFLVLIFLLAAPRIWPFDFPVLGLPLSFAICAIVAWIMNYKRVDILKVSKDTVSQLTPLLATTAVVGMLVQIMSFNGVKGLISMWIVTAPLIVVWIILPFIIPISEGLLTYGGAMVIGIPLIWMLNSNGINPVIVLAGLSLLWPLGDGLPPTALIGRLTVSTVGYKGSYGSFLKECIVPWIAITVVGMIMVIFANNLSFLMMVG from the coding sequence TTGTCTGCTGATGCAATTTACATGCAAACGATCATCGCAGGTATAGTAATGGTCGGGGCGTACGTGGTCGGGAAGTTACTCAAGTTCTCGACGGAAATGTGTATGTTCCTGGCAGTGGTTGGCGGAGGTATAGCAGGGGGCGCCGGATTTGACCTTTTCAGGCATCTTGCGGAAGGATCTGTCACCTATCTCGATATCGGTTTGATATTTGTTTTTGCAACGATCTTCATGAATATCATCAAAGAATCCGGTGGGACAAACTACATAGTGAGGAAAATCGTAGGAGCTTTCTATAATAAAAAGACCCTCATGTTGATTCTCCTTATGTGTGTAATCCTCGTTCCAGGAGCCCTTACCGGAGCAGGGAGTATCTCAGTTCTCGTCGTGGGCGGAACCGTCGCAGCCGCCTTAGGTGCGATGGGACTTTCGCAAGTCACGATATCGGCGATAATATTCATAGTAGCCGGTCTCAGCGCTGCCGCTCCACCAATCAACATATGGGCTATGATGACCTGTGCGGGTACAGCCATACCTTATGTTGGGTTTACAATGCCGCTTTTAATACCAATCATAATTCTCGGTCTTTTCACCGTGTTGTTCCTAGGAAGAAAGGCCAAAGTCGTTGACAAAGAAAAGGCCCTCAAGGATATTCCCGAGCCCAAAGGTCTGAGCGGTTGGAGCGTCGGAATTCCCTTCCTGGTTCTTATATTTTTGCTCGCCGCCCCGAGGATCTGGCCCTTCGACTTCCCCGTTCTCGGTCTGCCTCTGTCGTTTGCGATATGTGCGATCGTGGCCTGGATAATGAACTACAAGCGAGTCGATATACTCAAGGTGAGCAAAGATACGGTTTCTCAATTGACACCTCTACTGGCCACCACCGCGGTCGTTGGAATGCTTGTTCAGATAATGAGCTTCAACGGAGTCAAAGGCTTGATCTCCATGTGGATCGTCACGGCTCCTCTGATCGTCGTCTGGATAATCCTGCCATTCATAATACCGATCTCCGAAGGTTTGCTAACCTACGGAGGCGCGATGGTTATCGGTATTCCTCTCATCTGGATGCTGAACTCTAACGGCATAAATCCCGTTATCGTTCTGGCCGGTCTGAGTCTGCTGTGGCCTCTCGGTGACGGATTGCCACCGACCGCGCTCATCGGACGCCTGACAGTAAGTACCGTCGGCTACAAAGGCTCTTACGGCTCCTTCCTGAAGGAGTGTATAGTTCCCTGGATAGCTATTACCGTCGTGGGAATGATAATGGTTATCTTTGCCAACAACCTCAGCTTCCTGATGATGGTGGGTTAA